A single genomic interval of Coccidioides posadasii str. Silveira chromosome 1, complete sequence harbors:
- a CDS encoding uncharacterized protein (EggNog:ENOG410PIWC~COG:O) codes for MLSSAMMDDAGSETPTNPPQLPPPQPSPELGALPRTPLNEHGLSLDRDLEAEIKNGGTHNQGQLPGDSEEPRVQEGPGQEGLKDGQAWDQIMVDAVPTTDAIATAAIVTEQAQNEPAHAAIVVDPEISTPEAQNHGSSIGQSSIQRQPRQSQTSVAPDSNSVPAITAPQYTLLESRQAAAPQHLGQPSPIPPPSPNYGLPAHPEFIQPRSNHGHPMSLPPCPPSGAPQIQHNLPSQTPSQQQQPTLQNLICHFPSPIQSSPAAPGLSNDGTSHFKNMKLIPEPPDLQRWRERLFNVEGTIVLSEEEFQTYFPHVDNVYSHRSTQRYKRKPFISHYWDCRLKGRPPGTPKSADPNKKKRKRIARERNLCDVKIKITEYFPGALTMAPDLDMGISALAGAVDSLPATSGVNAPTASQPFGVLAPSTMLPEGHPGATGARYYTIQRVNGNGANGRSVTAGGSHRHTLEESDRIKKNSVQRFLIKDEKEKKKAISQQLKTYHKKASGYAWLTVNKHKRESDLKLYASCFCPFVQRVWIALEVKGIPYQYIEVDPYRKPDSLLEVNPRGLVPAIRHGNWACHESTVLLEYLDDLDAGNPLLPPGKPQLRAHCRLWADHVNRHIIPCFYRLLQEQDFQKQIEYTEELKDDISKLVNASHVTGPFFLGPDISFVDIQFAPWMLRLSRVLKPYRGWPDPEKGSRWAAWVDAIEANDQIMATTSSDELYLDSYQRYAENRPDTSMLANAINSGRPLP; via the exons ATGCTCTCCTCCGCGATGATGGACGACGCAGGGTCAGAAACACCGACAAATCCACCCCAATTGCCACCACCACAACCATCGCCAGAACTTGGAGCCTTACCTAGAACTCCCCTGAACGAGCACGGATTGAGCTTGGATCGCGACCTAGAGGCCGAGATTAAAAATGGTGGTACACATAATCAAGGGCAGTTGCCCGGGGACTCTGAAGAGCCCAGGGTGCAAGAGGGCCCTGGCCAGGAAGGCCTGAAGGACGGGCAAGCATGGGATCAAATAATGGTCGATGCTGTACCTACCACTGACGCAATTGCGACCGCCGCCATCGTCACTGAACAAGCTCAGAACGAGCCGGCGCACGCTGCCATTGTTGTCGACCCAGAAATCTCGACCCCTGAGGCGCAGAATCATGGTAGCAGCATTGGCCAATCCTCAATTCAAAGGCAACCGCGTCAAAGCCAGACCAGCGTGGCTCCTGACAGTAATTCCGTCCCAGCGATTACCGCACCGCAGTATACTTTGCTAGAGAGTCGCCAGGCGGCTGCTCCTCAGCATCTTGGTCAACCATCCCCTATTCCACCGCCTTCACCAAATTATGGGCTTCCAGCGCATCCAGAATTCATCCAGCCACGTAGTAACCACGGCCACCCGATGTCACTTCCTCCCTGCCCTCCATCGGGCGCGCCGCAGATCCAACATAACTTGCCGTCGCAAACACCTTCACAACAGCAACAGCCGACTCTTCAAAACCTAATATGCCACTTTCCCAGTCCTATCCAATCGAGCCCTGCAGCACCGGGGTTAAGCAATGACGGTACAAGTCATTTTAAGAATATGAAACTCATTCCTGAGCCGCCAGATCTACAGCGTTGGAGAGAAAGACTGTTCAATGTTGAGGGTACTATCGTCCTGAGTGAGGAGGA ATTTCAGACCTATTTTCCACATGTCGACAACGTCTACTCCCACCGCTCTACTCAGCGTTACAAACGCAAACCTTTTATATCCCATTACTGGGACTGTCGACTGAAAGGTCGCCCACCGGGAACCCCCAAATCTGCCGACCCAAACAAAAAGAAGCGCAAACGTATCGCGCGCGAGAGGAATCTATGCGACGTTAAAATAAAAATCACAGAGTACTTCCCGGGAGCTTTGACCATGGCCCCGGATCTGGACATGGGGATCTCGGCGCTCGCCGGCGCTGTTGACTCATTACCTGCCACGTCCGGAGTCAATGCGCCGACGGCTTCCCAACCGTTTGGCGTGTTAGCACCGAGTACGATGCTACCCGAGGGCCATCCGGGCGCGACAGGAGCGAGATATTACACAATTCAACGAGTAAATGGGAACGGGGCCAATGGCAGGTCCGTCACGGCCGGTGGATCGCATAGACATACTCTGGAAGAAAGTGATCggatcaagaagaacagtGTGCAGCGGTTTCTGATAAAGgacgagaaggaaaagaaaaaggccatC AGCCAACAGCTCAAAACGTACCACAAAAAGGCGTCCGGCTACGCTTGGCTAACGGTGAACAAACATAAACGAGAGAGCGATCTCAAGCTTTACGCCAGTTGCTTTTG CCCTTTCGTCCAGCGGGTTTGGATTGCACTTGAAGTTAAGGGAATACCGTACCAATACATCGAAGTTGACCCCTATAGAAAGCCGGATTCGCTGTTGGAGGTCAATCCGCGGGGGTTAGTTCCGGCTATACGTCACGGCAACTGGGCTTGTCACGAAAGTACCGTTTTGTTGGAATAT CTCGACGATCTCGATGCCGGGAATCCTCTCTTGCCTCCCGGAAAACCACAACTTCGGGCGCATTGCCGATTGTGGGCAGACCAT GTAAACCGGCATATCATACCCTGTTTCTATCGTCTTCTCCAAGAGCAAGATTTCCAGAAACAGATCGAGTATACGGAAGAGTTAAAGGACGATATTAGCAAACTCGTCAACGCGTCCCATGTAACGGGACCGTTCTTCCTTGGGCCAGACATCTCCTTTGTCGACATTCAATTTGCGCCCTGGATGCTTAGGCTGAGTCGCGTATTAAAGCCATATCGTGGGTGGCCAGATCCAGAGAAAGGCAGTCGCTGGGCTGCGTGGGTGGATGCCATAGAAGCCAATGACCAGATCATGGCCACAACGAGTTCAGATGAACTATACTTGGATAGCTATCAGAGATACGCCG AAAATCGACCCGACACATCGATGCTGGCGAACGCCATTAATTCCGGAAGACCTCTGCCGTAA
- a CDS encoding uncharacterized protein (EggNog:ENOG410PK83~COG:S~BUSCO:4125at33183), whose protein sequence is MDPPPHATDVCPLHSPRPDRMDIDSHKSDLPSRRTSSGSNSNSRSSSSRRESLGSIEEESTGIAQSFVDKESAPTGDHSGSAKTALNVQSPTQTPDFCCPCGGFLGWKQIRLGGRRASRSYSDLRILGGVHRSRGWAWEETPEEPAPAVKEKEQPPKEWQRAPIENLPAEILDQIISNLALDIPPNGYTPRNVDLISCLLTSRTLHSATLGVLYRHITIPHSIIFSKALNHIKQYPSLGTIVRRLDFSHFSSVGLGRTQQMNVEIQNLTWRTLLECLNLLPNLKELLLQEHVEDDVNGDVTRKILSDIPTLRAVDFCGCSSPTFSSGFVGAVTQDPNFPAQLRTLRRVSLHECTSLPDEAFQALLPRLINLTHLDVAHTQITNKTLFMIPQSAQITHLNLSRCTRLTGPEVVEFLTTHPAVTDTLVYLNLMSDASRHRILEEEDVETLLPHLTPTLRSLNLGGARITSAQMPMLLKLSKHVEELGLNSANITIDDINSFFRPFPLSNEHQMDVEWVRPALRYLDLTKNPHLTQATLLNPKSCLLVTPQSYPLHVIELTERIITPLRQRSPRNGWVVRDLGRRGWYVREPPTNPNEMKMMPRDDGRRSWKMGARWWGMRKIPVCVGDVGGIYGHYMFKK, encoded by the exons CTCGCCCCGACCGCATGGATATCGACTCTCACAAATCAGACCTCCCCTCCCGACGCACCTCATCAGGATCAAACTCCAACTCTCGATCGAGCAGCTCTCGCCGTGAATCGCTCGGCTCCatcgaagaagaaagcaCAG GAATCGCTCAATCGTTCGTCGACAAGGAAAGCGCCCCAACTGGCGACCACTCCGGCTCCGCCAAAACGGCTCTCAACGTCCAAAGCCCGACACAGACCCCAGATTTCTGCTGCCCATGCGGTGGATTTCTGGGGTGGAAGCAGATCCGCCTTGGAGGCCGGAGGGCAAGTCGGAGCTACAGCGACCTCCGCATCTTAGGTGGCGTCCATCGCTCGAGGGGCTGGGCGTGGGAGGAGACTCCGGAAGAGCCCGCGCCGGCCGTCAAGGAAAAAGAACAGCCTCCCAAGGAATGGCAGCGTGCCCCGATTGAGAACCTTCCCGCTGAGATCCTCG ACCAGATAATCTCCAATTTGGCTTTGGATATCCCACCCAATGGATACACGCCGCGGAATGTCGACTTGATATCATGTCTTTTGACTTCCCGTACGCTGCACTCTGCTACCCTCGGTGTCTTATATAGACACATCACCATTCCCCATTCAATTATCTTCTCCAAAGCATTAAACCACATTAAACAGTACCCATCCCTTGGCACCATTGTTCGACGGCTCGACTTCTCCCATTTCTCTTCCGTTGGACTGGGTCGAACCCAGCAGATGAATGTCGAGATCCAAAACCTTACCTGGAGGACGTTGCTGGAATGCTTGAACCTGCTTCCCAATTTGAAAGAATTGCTTCTGCAAGAACATGTTGAAGATGACGTGAACGGCGATGTCACACGCAAAATCCTTTCCGACATTCCCACCCTGCGAGCAGTTGACTTCTGTGGCTGCTCGTCACCCACCTTCTCCTCCGGTTTCGTCGGTGCAGTGACGCAAGATCCAAATTTCCCTGCCCAACTCCGTACGCTTCGGAGAGTGTCCCTTCATGAATGCACCAGCCTTCCAGACGAAGCTTTCCAGGCCCTCTTGCCGCGATTGATCAATTTAACCCATCTTGACGTTGCCCACACGCAAATAACCAACAAGACGCTGTTTATGATTCCCCAGAGCGCCCAAATCACGCATCTGAACCTGTCACGATGCACGCGGCTGACGGGACCTGAGGTTGTTGAATTCTTGACCACCCATCCTGCCGTCACTGACACGCTTGTGTATCTGAACCTGATGTCAGATGCTTCGAGACACAGAATTCTCGAAGAAGAGGACGTCGAGACCCTTCTGCCACATCTCACTCCCACGCTACGGTCCCTCAACCTTGGTGGCGCCAGAATCACCTCTGCGCAGATGCCAATGCTTCTCAAACTTTCCAAGCATGTAGAGGAACTAGGTCTCAATTCGGCTAACATCACCATCGACGATATCAATTCGTTCTTCAGGCCTTTCCCTCTCTCTAACGAGCACCAGATGGATGTCGAATGGGTTCGCCCAGCCCTGCGCTATCTCGACCTTACCAAGAATCCACACCTGACGCAAGCGACGCTTCTCAATCCTAAATCATGCCTCCTTGTGACTCCGCAAAGCTATCCGCTGCACGTCATCGAATTGACCGAGCGGATCATCACTCCTCTGCGTCAGCGTAGTCCACGCAATGGCTGGGTGGTGAGAGACCTGGGAAGACGAGGGTGGTACGTTCGCGAGCCGCCGACAAACCCGAACGAAATGAAGATGATGCCACGAGACGACGGTCGACGGTCGTGGAAGATGGGGGCGCGCTGGTGGGGGATGAGGAAGATCCCGGTCTGTGTCGGTGATGTTGGTGGGATATACGGCCATTACATGTTCAAGAAGTGA
- a CDS encoding uncharacterized protein (EggNog:ENOG410PZDS~BUSCO:16425at33183): protein MDRDGDSEMVSSSSPSSTTSNNQPTIPQTPRNTHSAAATYAPASLSPPASQSKLPPIAGMSSTEDVLATPSAGASGAASTQAPGMSSSTMSAAAATGPTTTATTTSTTSTAAEEELIRNGPPGALWNTQQAQEDYRREWENVLDKDFNLDAFGDPFDERDMEMKS, encoded by the exons ATGG ACCGCGACGGCGACTCGGAGATggtctcttcttcctctccctccTCCACGACATCCAACAACCAACCCACCATCCCACAAACACCCAGAAACACACACAGCGCCGCAGCAACGTATGCTCCAGCCAGCCTCTCCCCACCCGCCTCCCAATCTAAACTACCACCCATAGCCGGAATGAGCTCAACAGAAGATGTTCTCGCGACCCCCAGCGCCGGCGCGAGCGGAGCTGCTTCCACCCAAGCTCCGGGGATGTCATCATCAACAATGTCCGCAGCCGCAGCAACGGGGCCAACGACGACGGCGACCACAACGTCCACAACATCGACCGCTGCCGAGGAGGAGCTAATCCGCAACGGCCCACCAGGAGCGTTATGGAACACCCAGCAAGCGCAAGAGGACTATCGACGGGAGTGGGAGAATGTGCTCGATAAAGATTTCAATCTAG ATGCATTTGGAGACCCGTTTGATGAACGAGACATGGAGATGAAGTCATGA
- a CDS encoding uncharacterized protein (EggNog:ENOG410PPBA) yields the protein MNNPKHIPDAWDDDWEEQVDNKTQDSPVPTPAPQQESGKKISSRAKKAQLRAQHAEFNRQLWAEAEAEAGSNQMSHYLESRSKVPLKSEYKPTVKVLSRNPQSSPGLSAATAGLQRVTISPRRATGNNDNANENEDEDNSDEETKQPKELTPEERLAIAQREREEKQRKYEEVRERLFGSSNAGSGASSPGSTTPPRQQQQPQHTSGENKWKGKARSNGANRDRGERRDSSSRSARGRQLYDPNYVPKPNSNHGKRRETRQQFGGGEDSRPRSQPQSQSPQPQMPIRSPRGPDGSGPGGFGFAERGSGAAPR from the exons ATGAACAATCCAAAGCACATCCCAGACGCATGGGATGATGATTGGGAGGAACAAGTTGAT AACAAAACTCAAGACTCCCCGGTTCCCACACCCGCTCCCCAGCAAGAATCAGGAAAGAAGATCTCTTCAAGAGCCAAAAAAGCACAACTACGCGCCCAACATGCAGAGTTCAATCGGCAGCTCTGGGCGGAGGCCGAAGCAGAAGC CGGATCCAACCAAATGTCCCACTACCTCGAATCCCGCTCCAAAGTTCCTCTCAAATCCGAATACAAGCCAACGGTCAAAGTCCTCAGTCGCAATCCTCAATCCTCCCCTGGTCTCAGCGCTGCAACCGCAGGACTACAAAGAGTGACGATCTCGCCTCGTCGCGCCACTGGCAATAATGACAATGCAAACGAGAACGAAGACGAAGACAACTCTGACGAGGAAACCAAACAGCCGAAGGAACTCACCCCGGAAGAACGCCTGGCGATAGCCCAGCGcgaaagggaagaaaagcaaCGCAAGTATGAAGAAGTTCGGGAACGCCTGTTTGGAAGCTCCAATGCTGGGTCCGGCGCGTCATCTCCGGGTAGCACGACGCCGCCACggcaacagcagcagccgcAGCATACTAGCGGAGAAAATAAATGGAAGGGAAAGGCTCGATCAAATGGAGCTAATAGAGATAGAGGCGAGAGGAGGGATTCGTCTTCTAGATCCGCGAGAGGCAGACAGCTGTACGATCCGAATTACGTTCCTAAGCCAAATTCGAATCATGGAAAGAGAAGGGAAACCAGACAGCAATTTGGCGGCGGAGAAGATTCAAGGCCGCGGTCTCAGCCCCAATCACAGTCTCCTCAGCCTCAGATGCCCATTCGAAGTCCAAGGGGTCCCGATGGGAGTGGACCTGGTGGATTTGGTTTTGCCGAGCGAGGTAGTGGGGCTGCGCCTCGCTGA
- a CDS encoding uncharacterized protein (EggNog:ENOG410PP0W~COG:S~TransMembrane:4 (i12-34o46-67i88-111o117-140i)~BUSCO:15011at33183), protein MDVFYMYTYGTGAWLSLQGLTLVASPKLIIALLLDEPRPPSGLEVYFARSLGLTLITLSVLTVILTGSIPLTSEYGISPEENDPKAPYAVPTLMITSALHATAAVYAYTWVVWGGGVAYMVGMMVSGGLSAIGLWCMLFASTKGRISRRTGADKRMSGFPFDNTQADKKRQKKRM, encoded by the exons ATGGAC GTCTTCTACATGTATACGTATGGCACAGGCGCCTGGCTAAGTTTGCAGGGCTTAACCCTCGTCGCGTCGCCCAAACTGATCATCGCCTTGCTCCTTGACGAGCCTCGCCCCCCATCTG gaTTGGAAGTCTACTTTGCGCGCTCACTTGGCTTAACTCTGATTACACTCTCCGTCCTAACCGTGATTCTAACCGGGTCCATCCCGCTAACGTCCGAATATGGCATAAGCCCCGAAGAAAACGACCCCAAAGCCCCCTACGCCGTGCCGACGCTTATGATAACTTCCGCGCTCCATGCCACGGCAGCGGTCTATGCATATACATGGGTTGTCTGGGGAGGGGGTGTAGCTTATATGGTGGGAATGATGGTTTCCGGAGGACTGTCAGCAATAGGCCTCTGGTGTATGCTGTTTGCAAGCACAAAGGGCCGAATCAGCAGGAGAACAGGGGCAGATAAGAGGATGAGCGGGTTCCCGTTTGACAACACACAGGCAGACAAGAAAAGGCAGAAAAAGCGAATGTAA